A part of Gramella sp. MAR_2010_147 genomic DNA contains:
- a CDS encoding glycosyltransferase yields the protein MKLLITTPFLVTVGGTEIETLITAQELAGSGQFQKIEIFSPYKPELQNFQDLIVAQNIKFITYPDFFKKPLIKKINTFLRRVFNIKYSFIEDMYWKLQFLKRFDYVYVLTSPSQKYYFPIFRNFDLKKCLVKYTMIEEQDFKVMKKEYLKAIKWNIVMSYRHKDLFNTMLDSNNIVVQDIIIANEERLLQSKSNRSFTFGLLSRFSREKRIEQAILLIYNLTLSGFNPNLIIQGEGDNNYVLELEKLIEEYSLGNNITLLKRSISPSNTHLFYKNISFFLITSKFETGPLTGLEAMAAGVPVLSFDVGAMKERLGKHTDLIVNDFEEMVEVAKNLMQLNDEVYHKLSTSIKKTYISNCSNSPKIKSLGKLFFN from the coding sequence ATGAAATTATTAATAACCACCCCATTTTTAGTAACCGTTGGCGGAACAGAAATAGAAACGCTTATTACTGCACAAGAACTGGCAGGCTCAGGACAGTTTCAAAAAATTGAGATATTTTCTCCTTACAAACCAGAGTTACAGAATTTTCAGGATCTAATTGTAGCTCAAAATATAAAATTTATTACCTATCCTGATTTTTTTAAAAAGCCACTTATAAAAAAAATCAACACCTTTTTAAGGCGAGTTTTTAATATAAAGTATTCTTTCATTGAGGATATGTATTGGAAGCTGCAATTCTTAAAACGATTTGACTATGTCTACGTTCTTACCTCACCCTCTCAAAAATATTATTTCCCAATATTTCGAAATTTTGATCTTAAAAAATGTTTGGTTAAATATACAATGATAGAGGAACAGGATTTTAAGGTGATGAAAAAAGAGTATCTAAAAGCCATTAAATGGAATATTGTTATGAGCTACAGGCATAAGGATCTTTTCAATACTATGCTTGATAGTAATAATATAGTTGTACAGGATATTATAATAGCCAATGAAGAACGTCTATTGCAATCTAAATCAAACAGGTCTTTTACTTTTGGTTTATTATCCAGGTTTTCTAGAGAGAAAAGGATAGAACAAGCAATTCTACTCATATATAATTTAACGTTAAGTGGTTTTAATCCTAATTTGATTATTCAGGGAGAAGGGGATAATAACTATGTTCTAGAATTAGAGAAATTAATAGAAGAATATAGCTTAGGGAATAATATAACATTACTAAAAAGAAGTATTTCTCCATCCAATACTCATTTATTTTATAAGAATATCTCATTTTTTCTAATTACATCAAAATTCGAGACAGGACCTTTAACCGGATTGGAAGCAATGGCTGCCGGAGTTCCGGTTCTATCTTTTGATGTAGGCGCTATGAAAGAACGATTAGGAAAACATACAGATTTAATTGTGAACGACTTTGAGGAAATGGTGGAAGTGGCAAAAAATCTAATGCAATT